GACGACCGTAGCCTCTATGTAGGGGGCGGCCTCATCCTTAGCCGTGAGCACCCCGAGGACCTTCACCGTCGCCCCTTCGTGGAGCGCCGCCCGCGGCCCTAAGAATACCTCAGAGCTCACGACGTATATCCAGCCTGTGCCGTCTGCCACTATCCAGCTACCGCTAGGGGGAGCGCCCCGTGGGCCAGGGAGGCCTCTAGGTGGAGATTGCAGCATCTTTCCTACTACGATGACCGCCCTGCCGCTCCACGACGTCAAGTTGTCTAGCAGGTCCGCTATATTAACGTGGGGAGGAGCCTCCTCCAGCCTCGGGGTAATCTTCGAGATAGCTACTTCGACCTCCCTTAAGCGCTTCCTGGCCTCCTTTAGCTCGTCGATCAGCCTCTTAACGTCGCGGGGCTCCATACCCCTCGCCACCTCAGCTAAGGTCTCCTTAAGCTGAGCAAAGTCCACTAGCCCAGCGGCCTCGAAGAAGTTTGAAGCATTCAGTCCAACCCTCTCAACCTCCTTGCTCAGCCTATCCTGTACTTTGCTAAGCTTCTCGACGAAAGCCACCACCCTCTCGGCCACCCTCCCCTCAGCCCTCGACTTTAGCTCTGAGAACACCTGAGCAACTAGCTGGTTTGCTTCAGCAAGTATACGCGCCGCCTCGCTAACGTCCCCTCTCTCAATTAGCCCCGGTATTTTTTCAAGCAGCCTCCTTGCCTCACTAAGGTCGACGCGGTACTTGTCCTCCAGCTGCTCTATGCGCTCGAGGGTCCTGTTGGCTGCGACGAGTAGGCCCTGAGCCTTCTCCTGAGCCTCCCTAGCCTCCCCGCGGACAGCTGCCATTAACCTAAGGCCTTCGCGAAGCTTCCCCATCGCCTGCAGCGCGTAACTTACAGCCTCAGCCTCTTCTCCGGCCTGGAGCCTCTTCTTCGCCTCGTCGATAAGGGCCTCCGCCTGCTGCGTAAGGGCGAGGCTGGCGTTGAGGACCCCCCTAAGCCCGGGGCTAACGGCGATAGTAGCGTTTGCAGCGCTCACTAAGCTCTTGGCGTAAGTGAGGGCGCTCGCGCCAATGGCGACAAGGCCCTCAGCCCTCTTAGCCTGACCTGCCTGAGGGGCAGCCTGAACTAACGTAGAGAGCGAGGCTGCTAGTATTAGCGCGCAGAGCGCGGCAAGGCCTATGCGCTTAGCCTCCGCACCCAGCACGCCCAACACCACGAGCTCTGAGGGAGAGGTACTCGATAAGGAGAGCGCTGAGACAAGGTGTTTCAAGGCGGGGGAGCTCAAGAGGCCGAGGGGGCCCTCGGTTTAAGCTAAGCCCCCTAGGCTAAGGCTGGGCCTCGACCTAGGGAGATCACTCTGTCCCTCACGACTAGGGCTGGGGACACGCGCCTCAATACTTCTTCGCTACTCAGCACCTTCAGGAGCCTCTTCTCATGATGCCTGAGGGGCTTCGACAGCCTCCTTGGGTACTCCTTAAGCCCCTCCCCGCACAAGACCTCCTCTCCGATGCTCACGCCTGAAGGCACCTCCTCTACCCTAACCGGCCCCCTGCTCGCCACGTGCCTATACACGTCCCATAGCGTAAGCCTCCTAGCGTAGTTCTCGAGCAGATAGAAGCCGCAGCAGTCCTTAGCTGTGTGTAAGTCGAACATCCCCTCCTTGCACGTAGCGAACCCCACCCCCCTCTTCCTCAGCGCCTCTGCGTAAGCCTTGTAGATGGGCTTTAAGAAGGCCCTCGACACCCTGGAGATAGGCCCTAGGCCCTCTGCTTCCTTAACGCTATACGCCTCAAGGTCTAGGCTAACGCCAGCCAAGCTCCTTAGGAACTCAGGGAGGCGGGTGGACTCTAGCCTAAGCGCCTCGACTATCACGTGCTTAACCCCTTGCTCTAAGAGGACGCCGACACCCTCCTCAGGGCCCGGGGAGACGTAGGGTATGAAGGGAGACAGCCTAACCGCCACGGGGACCCCTGCCTCAGCCAGCTTCTTAGCAGCCGAGAGCCTCGCTGTAGGGAGGGGGGAGGAGGGCTCTAAGGCTCGGCTTGCCTCGTTAGAAAAGGTGGCTATAGATATTTGGACGAGGGCTAGGCCTTCTTCAGCTAGCGACGCTAGCAGCCTAATCCAGGGCTCCTCAGCAACTAGGCTGCTCTTAGTGTTTAAGACCACTGGGTAGGCGAGCCTCTTAGCTACCTTGAGTAACTTTAGCGAGAGCTTGTAGGCGAGCTCATGGGGCGGGAGGGGGTCAGTGAGGGTCGAGAGCCTGAAGGGCATCGGCCTCAAGCCCCTCTTGTAGATTTGCTTAGCCAGGGACTCGAAGCCCTCAACCACCCTCCTCCTAGGCTGAACCTCGGCGGAGAAGCCCTCCTCGCCTAAGTACCATCGAGAGTAGCAGTAGGAGCACTTGAAGGAGCATGAGCCGTAGGGCTCTAGCTTAAGCACTGAGTGGCATAGAGGAGAGACTATGCTGCTAGCGTTAACCACGTACTCAGCCATCTATCCTTAAGGGGGAGGGCCCTAAGCTAAAGATTGCCCCCGAGGCCATAGCGCAGCAGCCCCGTTAAAGACCTAGCGCTGAGGATAATAGGGGCCAGTACCTAGCTCCTAGGGGCGCGGCGGCTTGGAGAAGAGGATGAGCTGGGACGAGTACTTCATGGAGATGGCTAGGCTGGCAAGCAGGCGGAGTACGTGCCTAAGGAGGCAGACCGGCGCCGTCCTCGTCAGGGACAACAGGGTCGTAGCCACGGGGTACAACGGAGCCCCGAAGGGCCTCCCCCACTGCTCAGAGACGGGGTGCGTGAGGGAGGAGCTCAAGGTGCCCTCCGGCCAGCGCCACGAGCTCTGCCGAGGCCTCCACGCTGAGCAGAACGCTATCATCCAGGCCGCGGTCTTCGGCGTAAGCACTAGGGGGGCTACGCTCTACACCACCACCTACCCGTGCTCGATATGCGCGAAGATAATAATCAACGCCGAGGTGGCTGAGGTAGTCTACGACGATGAGTACGAGGACGAGTTGGCTAAGCAGATGCTTAAGCAAGCTGGCGTGAAGATAAGGAAGTTTAAGGCCGGGCTAGGATAATAGCTTCTCCAGCGCCCTTAAAGCTACCCTAGCGCCAGCGATCGCGTCCTCTAGCTCTACGTACTCGTCCTTTACGTGGGCCTGGCCCTCGGTCATGGTCCCCACGCAGACCACCGGGGCGTTGAAGGCGTTCGTAAAGTAGGCTGCGTCCACCCACCCCCTAGCTACTTCAAGCTCAGCCCTCAAGCCCTCTTCGAGAGCCGCCTCCTCAGCCGCCCTAACCGCCTTAGCCGAGGGGTCTACTAGGTAGCCCTTAAGCCCAGCCCTGAGCCTCACCTCGAAGCCCTCCTTAAGAACCCTCCTAGCCACCCCAGCCACCCTCCTAACGGCGCTCATGGGCGTGAGCTTGGGGAGGAGCCTAAAGTTTACGTTGAGAACGCAGCGGTCTGGGATCATAGTCGGCCACTCCCCACCGCTAATAGTAGTAACGCTAAGGCTCTCCCTGACCGGCAGAGGGCCCTCGAGCTCCCTCAAGATGCCACCCCTCCTCAACGCGTCGACGAGCTCGAGGGCCCTGTAGATAGCATTAACCCCGCGCTCCGGCTCAGAGCTATGCCACGCGCGGCCAGCCACCTCGACCTCTACGTTAGCTACCCCTCGGCACCCAACTACCACCGGGCACCTCCTAGCCCCAGCGTCTATGTAGTGGTCTAGGCAAATGCCAGCGTCAAAGCTGAGCCAGCTCCTCAGCTCCCTCCTAGCTTTAAGCTTCCCACGCCCCTCCTCCCTAGAGGTGAAGAGTAGGATTAAGGTGCCCCTGAGGCCCGCCCCCCTTAGCGCCTTAGCTATCGCCAGCATAGCAGCCACGCCGGCCTTGTTATCTGAGGCCCCCCGTCCGTAGAGCCTACCACCCCTCACCTCCCCTCCGTAGGGATCCACGGCCCAGCCGCCACCAGGGGGCACGGTGTCTAAGTGGGCGTTGACAAGGACCCTGGGGCTTCCGCCGCCGAGCCTCGACGCTACATTGTAGAACCTGTCGACTGAGGCTTCGAGGCCTAGGCTACGTAGCTCAGACGCTACGTAATTAGCCGCTTCGCCTTCACCGCCGGGGGGGCTAGGTATCTTGACCAAGTCCTTTAGGCAGTCGACTAGGTAAGCCTCGTCGAGCTCCAAGGCCACTAGGTAGGGAGGCCTCGGGCTTTAATAAGCTAGTAAGCTGGCTGGCGCTTAGCTACCGACCAGCCCTCCTAGCGGCGAGCTTCTCGCCGGAAAAACGGGCCTCACGCGCAGCCTCTAGAGTACCTTCGGAGGCTTTCTAATCTCTTGCTTAAGGATAAACTTTGGCGCCTTCTCCGCGATGGCCGTCCTCGCCCTTCGAGTAGGGCGCCCCTCCTTTCTCCTCTGACGCTGGAAGCGCGTAGTACCCAGCAGGCATACCTTAGGCGTTGCTACTAAGTATGCACAGCTGCGGCGTGAGGGTCCTTGGCCTCCCTGAGGAGCCCCGGGCAGCTTTAGCCTAATAAGCCAGCGCGCCCCGTTGTCCTAGGGGCTTATTGAGCCTTAGCGACGTAGCTAGCTTAGCGCTGAGCTTAGCTAAGGAGCGGTATGGGGACAGTCTTCGGGGGCTAGCCTTAAGGGCGATTAAGCCGAGCGGAGCTTGTAGGCCCTACGTAGAGGTCTACTTATTCCTAGAAGAGCTCCCGCTCGAAGAAGAGGACTACGCCTCTCAGCTACTTAGGGAGCTGCCTAGAGACTCCTACGCAGGCCTATCGGTCTTCGTCTATACTTCTAGCGCCCTAGGGCAGGCAACTAGAGAGCTTAGGGAGGCTTTAGCAGAGGCTAGCGTAGCCTACGATAAGGATGGACAGCTGAGGGAGATGGCGCTCCTAGGGGCAGTGCCGGCGCGCCTCGACGCCTAGTAGCTGCTTACTAAGGCCCGCCGCTCCGTAGAAACTGGCTACACTAGGGCGGACTCTGGCATAATTTTGGGGAAAAGCTTCTTAGCGAGCACGTCCCCGAGGAGCTAGGTGGCTTAGGTGGCTAAGAGGGCGGTGGCTCTACTACTTAGCTTAGCGCTAGCCGTAGCCCTAGTAGCCATAGTACTAGGCGCTTATTCTACAAGCGCTCAGGGGGCTGCTGTAGGTAAGTGGCTACCTCATAACAACGTTAAACCTGAGGTTGGAAAGCAGTTTTTAGCGGGACTAGCGGGCTGTAGGTGGAAGGGCCTCGTAGGGGTAGAAGTTAGCGAGGAGTTTAAGGAGAGGGTAGTTAGCATAGCTACTAAGGACCCGGACGTACAGAGCTTAGTTAACGAAGGCTACGAAGTCGCCGCCGTGAGGCCGGTGGTTAGGGCAGTGGTCTTGGGCGACGGCTCAGTGGCGATGAAGGCTACGGGCGCAGTGTTAATACTAAGCAAGGAGGGCGCGAAGGGGAAGGCCTGCGTATGGGTAGACGTGGAGAAGGAGAAGGTCGTCAAGATCGTCGTCACCACCGTAAAGGTGGTCGAGAAGTCTTAGCCCCCTACTGCGCGCCCTTTTTCTACTGCCTCTGCTTAGTCGAGGCCCGGGCCATTGATAGGGGCTTGCTGAGGCAGCTTGTAGGCTAGGGAGCCCATTCCTACCGCAGCTATTAGCGTAGCTAGCGACGCGTAGGTAAGCGCTACGCTAGGCGAAACTAGGTCCCAGAGCAAGCCAGCCACAACCCCTCCAGCGATAGCTGCCAGCCCTGAGAGGCAGTGGTAGGCCCCCATCCCAGTCCCCCTTAGCCCGCGGGAGGCCTCGGCTACTACTACCCTCTCCACTGTGTCGACGCAGGAGAAGCCTAGGCTATAGGTAGCGAAGGAGGCGACGACCCAAGCGGGCCCAGGAAGCCAAGCGAGGCCCGCCAGGCTGAGCGCTATGGCGACGTACCCGGCCGTCAGCACCCTCACCCTACCTAGCTTATCGGCCGCCGCCCCCATGAGGTATGTGGAGGAGGCGTAGACGCAGTTGAAGGCTAGGTATAGTGCTAGCGGCGCTAGTAGTGCCAAGTGCTCCTCAAAGGCTAGGCTGGCCCTTAACAGTAGTAGCATGTAACTCACGTTTCCAGCTGCGAAGAGGGTGGTGAAGGAGAGGACCTTCCTGAGCCCACTGGGTAGCTCAGCTAGCGCAGCGCGTAGTCCAAGGGCTGTTCTAGGCCCCCCCGCGGGCTCCTTTACGAAGAGCAGGGGGATTACCGCGAGCAGCCCTACTAAGCCAGCGGCTGCGAAGAGCAGCCTAAACTCAAGGCCAGCCAAGCCTAGCAAGAGGAGGGCGGCGAGGGAGCCTAGTACAGCCCCAGACGTGTCCATGGCCCGGTGGAGGCCGAAGGCCCTGCCGCTAAGCTCAGCTGGGGTAGATTCATAGATTAAGGCGTCGCGCGGAGGAGTCCTAACGCCCTTGCCCAGCCTATCGGCGACCCTCAGCCCGACCACCTGGGCCCAGCTCCCCGCCAGCGTTGTCAGTAGCTTAGTGATAGCTGACGTGGAGTAGCCGATGACCATTAGCCGCCTACGCCCACCCAGCCTATCTGACGCGTAGCCTGAGAGTAGCCTTAACAGGCTAGAGGCACCGTCCCCTAGCCCTCCTGCCAAGCTAACAGCCAGCCCCGCTCCGCCTAGCGAAGCTATAAACAGCGGGAGGGCGGGGGCCATCATCTCAGTGCTAAAGTCAGCTAGCAGGCTAGTTAGGCCTAGGAGAAGTATGTTTAAGCTAGGCCCCCGGGTCCATCGCGTCCTCAAGCCGCCGCCAGCCTTAGCGAGAGGCCGAGCCTCGATAAAAATGATCTTTATAAAAGCGAGTAGGCCTTCGGAGGGGCGAGCTAACGGCGGCTGGCCTATGCTTCGCGAGAAAAGCTTTTAAGTATAAAGCCATCG
This region of Candidatus Nezhaarchaeota archaeon genomic DNA includes:
- a CDS encoding MFS transporter codes for the protein MRTRWTRGPSLNILLLGLTSLLADFSTEMMAPALPLFIASLGGAGLAVSLAGGLGDGASSLLRLLSGYASDRLGGRRRLMVIGYSTSAITKLLTTLAGSWAQVVGLRVADRLGKGVRTPPRDALIYESTPAELSGRAFGLHRAMDTSGAVLGSLAALLLLGLAGLEFRLLFAAAGLVGLLAVIPLLFVKEPAGGPRTALGLRAALAELPSGLRKVLSFTTLFAAGNVSYMLLLLRASLAFEEHLALLAPLALYLAFNCVYASSTYLMGAAADKLGRVRVLTAGYVAIALSLAGLAWLPGPAWVVASFATYSLGFSCVDTVERVVVAEASRGLRGTGMGAYHCLSGLAAIAGGVVAGLLWDLVSPSVALTYASLATLIAAVGMGSLAYKLPQQAPINGPGLD
- a CDS encoding cytidine/deoxycytidylate deaminase family protein codes for the protein MSWDEYFMEMARLASRRSTCLRRQTGAVLVRDNRVVATGYNGAPKGLPHCSETGCVREELKVPSGQRHELCRGLHAEQNAIIQAAVFGVSTRGATLYTTTYPCSICAKIIINAEVAEVVYDDEYEDELAKQMLKQAGVKIRKFKAGLG
- a CDS encoding M20/M25/M40 family metallo-hydrolase; this encodes MELDEAYLVDCLKDLVKIPSPPGGEGEAANYVASELRSLGLEASVDRFYNVASRLGGGSPRVLVNAHLDTVPPGGGWAVDPYGGEVRGGRLYGRGASDNKAGVAAMLAIAKALRGAGLRGTLILLFTSREEGRGKLKARRELRSWLSFDAGICLDHYIDAGARRCPVVVGCRGVANVEVEVAGRAWHSSEPERGVNAIYRALELVDALRRGGILRELEGPLPVRESLSVTTISGGEWPTMIPDRCVLNVNFRLLPKLTPMSAVRRVAGVARRVLKEGFEVRLRAGLKGYLVDPSAKAVRAAEEAALEEGLRAELEVARGWVDAAYFTNAFNAPVVCVGTMTEGQAHVKDEYVELEDAIAGARVALRALEKLLS
- a CDS encoding radical SAM protein; amino-acid sequence: MAEYVVNASSIVSPLCHSVLKLEPYGSCSFKCSYCYSRWYLGEEGFSAEVQPRRRVVEGFESLAKQIYKRGLRPMPFRLSTLTDPLPPHELAYKLSLKLLKVAKRLAYPVVLNTKSSLVAEEPWIRLLASLAEEGLALVQISIATFSNEASRALEPSSPLPTARLSAAKKLAEAGVPVAVRLSPFIPYVSPGPEEGVGVLLEQGVKHVIVEALRLESTRLPEFLRSLAGVSLDLEAYSVKEAEGLGPISRVSRAFLKPIYKAYAEALRKRGVGFATCKEGMFDLHTAKDCCGFYLLENYARRLTLWDVYRHVASRGPVRVEEVPSGVSIGEEVLCGEGLKEYPRRLSKPLRHHEKRLLKVLSSEEVLRRVSPALVVRDRVISLGRGPALA